Proteins encoded together in one Simkaniaceae bacterium window:
- a CDS encoding IS110 family transposase, which translates to MSHYVGLDISMKETVICIVNDKGVSVHRGKTKTDPEKIAYHLKKIGLKIEKIGLESGSLSHWLVNELRKLELPAICIDARKMAVFLSVRVNKTDDNDAQGIAEAMRCGLYKEVCQKSQQAVETSTLMQCRRTLVQQRVQLINSIRGFLKTYGVRLGSCGEKEFSEKVRAILPGALMIAREGVESLVNCYEKLSAEIKILDKRVETLAKEDEDVKRLMTVPGVGIVTAMTFKIEIDDPHRFKNSRDVGAYFGMTPRQYSSGETKRQGRISKCGSSEMRSLLMEAGLVCLTRSKKWSRVKAWGLKIMRKNGAKKASVAVGRKLAVIMHRMLLEKKDFIHGEEKKVQVKAA; encoded by the coding sequence AAAGAGACAGTTATTTGTATCGTCAATGATAAAGGGGTGTCCGTTCATAGGGGGAAAACAAAAACTGACCCAGAAAAAATTGCTTACCATCTCAAAAAAATTGGTTTAAAAATTGAAAAAATTGGCCTCGAAAGTGGGTCTTTGAGTCACTGGCTGGTTAATGAGCTCCGAAAACTTGAATTACCTGCAATTTGTATTGATGCTCGAAAAATGGCAGTATTTCTCTCTGTCCGAGTTAATAAAACGGATGATAATGATGCTCAAGGAATTGCAGAGGCCATGAGGTGTGGTTTGTACAAGGAAGTTTGTCAAAAATCCCAACAAGCCGTAGAAACTAGCACCCTAATGCAGTGTCGAAGAACTTTAGTTCAGCAAAGAGTGCAGTTGATCAATTCGATAAGAGGTTTTTTAAAAACATATGGTGTTCGACTTGGTTCCTGCGGAGAAAAAGAATTTTCCGAGAAGGTAAGGGCCATATTACCGGGGGCCCTGATGATTGCTCGTGAGGGAGTTGAGAGTTTGGTTAATTGTTATGAAAAACTCAGTGCAGAAATTAAGATACTAGACAAAAGAGTAGAAACCCTTGCGAAGGAAGATGAAGACGTTAAACGACTCATGACAGTTCCGGGAGTTGGTATAGTTACGGCAATGACCTTTAAGATTGAAATTGACGATCCTCATAGATTTAAAAACTCTCGAGATGTGGGAGCCTACTTTGGAATGACCCCTCGCCAATATTCTTCAGGAGAAACCAAACGACAAGGTCGCATATCGAAATGTGGTTCTTCAGAAATGAGAAGTTTGCTTATGGAAGCCGGGTTAGTTTGTTTGACTCGGAGTAAGAAATGGAGTCGAGTCAAAGCTTGGGGATTAAAAATCATGAGAAAAAACGGGGCAAAAAAAGCCTCCGTGGCAGTTGGGCGAAAGCTTGCAGTCATTATGCACCGGATGCTTTTAGAAAAAAAAGACTTTATCCACGGCGAAGAGAAGAAAGTACAGGTAAAGGCAGCCTAA